One Cuculus canorus isolate bCucCan1 chromosome 1, bCucCan1.pri, whole genome shotgun sequence DNA segment encodes these proteins:
- the PDE6H gene encoding retinal cone rhodopsin-sensitive cGMP 3',5'-cyclic phosphodiesterase subunit gamma, with product MSENPPANLSTGEGATGPTTPRKGPPKFKQRQTRQFKSKPPKKGVKGFGDDIPGMEGLGTDITVICPWEAFSHLELHELAQFGII from the exons ATGAGTGAGAACCCACCCGCCAATCTCAGCACTGGAGAAGGTGCAACTGGTCCCACTACACCACGCAAAGGACCTCCCAAGTTTAAGCAGAGGCAGACAAGGCAGTTCAAGAGCAAGCCTCCTAAAAAAGGAGTAAAAGG GTTTGGAGATGACATCCCAGGCATGGAAGGACTGGGCACAG ATATCACAGTGATTTGCCCATGGGAAGCTTTCAGCCATCTGGAACTGCATGAGCTGGCCCAGTTCGGGATCATCTAA